The Streptomyces sp. R28 region CCCAGACCGCCCGGCGCGAACCGCTGCGCGAGATCCAGCAGTGGATCACCGAGCATCCCGGCGAGAACCTGTCGGTGGAGGCGCTGGCCGACCGCGCCCGCCTCTCGCCCCGCCACTTCGCCCGCGCCTTCCAGGCCGAGACCGGGATGACCCCGGGCCGCTACGTCGACCGCGTCCGCCTCGAACACGCCCGCCGGCTCCTGGAGGACACCGCCGACGGCATCGAGGAGATCTCCCGCACCAGCGGCTACGGCACCCCGGAGGCGATGCGCCGCGCCTTCGTCAGGACCCTCGGCGCGGCCCCCTCCGAGTACCGGCGCCGCTTCCACCCGACCCCTGCGCACTGAAAGGGCCCACGATGCAGTTCGCCATCGTCCTCTACGACCGTTTCACCGCCCTCGACGCCGTCGGACCGTACGAGACCCTCGGCCGGCTGCCGGACTGCGAGCTCGTCTTCGTCGCCGAGGAGAGCGGCCCCGTCCGCAGCGACAGCGGCAATCTCACGCTGATCGCCGACAAGACCCTGGCCGAGGTGCCGAACCCCGACGTGGTGGTCGTTCCCGGCGGGCCCGGGCAGGCCCCGCAGATGGAGAACAAGGTCCTCCTCGACTGGATCCGCGCCGCCGACGCCACCAGCACCTGGACGACGTCGGTGTGCACCGGCTCCCTGCTGCTCGCCGCCGCGGGCCTCCTCGAAGGGCGCCGTGCGACCTCGCACTGGCTGGCCCTCGACGAGCTGCGCAAGTTCGGCGTCGAACCGACGGGGGAGCGGGTGGTGACCGACGGCAAGTACGTCACCGCGGCCGGCGTCTCCTCCGGCATCGACATGGGGCTCGCCCTGCTCGGCCACATCGCGGGGGACTTCGTCGCCCAGGCCGTCCAGCTGGGGATCGAGTACGACCCGCAGCCGCCCTACGACGCCGGAGCCCCGCACAAGGCGCCTGCGGACGTCGTCGAGATGCTCCGCTCGATGAGCCGGTTCATCCTCGGTCAGGAACCGACCACGTGAACCGCGGCTGACGGCGCTCCAGGAACGCGGCGACCCCCTCCGCGGCGTCGCCGCTGCCGCGCGCCTGCTCGCTCCAGTGTGCGTCCCGGTCCACGCACCCGTCCGCGAACTCCTTCGCCGCCGCCTGTGTCAGCTGCGAGCGCGACGCCAGGATCCGGGTGAACTCCCCGACCCGCTTGCCGAGTTCGCCCTCCGGCAGCACCTCGTCCACCAGACCCGTACGCAGCGCACGCTCCGCGTCGATCAACTCGCCCGAGAACAGCAGGTACTTGGTGGTCGCCGGTCCCACCAGCGACACCAACCGCCGCGTGGAGGATGCCGGATACACGATCCCGAGCTTCGCCGGCGTCACCCCGAACAGCGACCCCTCCTCGGCGAACCGCAGATCACACGCCGCCGCCAGCTGCGACCCGCCGCCCACACAGTGCCCCCGGACCGCAGCCAGCGTCGGCTTCGGGAAGGCGGCCAGCGCCTCCTCGGCGGCCACCGCCAGCCCCTGCGCCTCCTGAGGGGACCCCTGGAGCGTCGAGATGTCGGCGCCCGCACAGAACGTCCCGCCCTCACCGGTCAGCACCAGCGCCCGTACGGCCCGATCCGCGGCCAGTGTGCCGAGCAGCGGCGGCAGCGCCCGCCACATCGCGGCCGTCATCGCGTTGCGCTTGGCCGGATGGTGGATGACGACGGTGGCGACCGAGTCGGCGACGCTGTGCAGCAGCTGGGGCTCCATGGCCCGGATGCTATCCGCCGCGTCGAACGGCCGATCAAGAAGGGTGCCCGCCAAACCCGTACAACCCGAATAGTTCGCCAAGTCGGCACGAGTGGGACAGGAGCGGTCCCACATCTGACGGTGTCATACGCCAACGATCAGAAACGCTCGATACCTGCTGACTTGTGTTCAGTTCGACGGTCCGGACCGGCGCGTTACCAACACTCGACGTGTGGTGACAATCGAGCGCGAGGGTGGCGACCGGACGATGGAGAACCACGGGCGCGGGTCCGGCCCACGCCCAGCAGGCGGCGCGGACGAGCCCTTCGGTCAGCGGCCGCCGGATCCACTGCCGTACGAGGGTGTCTGGCGGTTCACCGCCCCCGCCGTCGACGCCTCCGTCCCGCAGGCGCGGCACGCCGTACGGGACCTGCTGTACCGCCAGGGCGTGCCGGTCTCGGACGACCTGGTCCAGGGGCTGCTGCTGATCGTCTCGGAGCTGGTGACGAACGCCGTGCGGCACGCGGCGCTGCTGTCGCCGATGCTGGCCGTGGAGGTCGCCGTCGGCGCCGAGTGGCTGCGGGTGTCCGTCGAGGACAACCACCCCTACCGTCCGACCGCCCTGGAGGCCGACCACGGCCAGACCGGCGGCCGCGGGCTGCTCCTGGTGCGCGAGGTAACGCGCGAGGCCGGCGGCGTGTGCGACGTCGAGCACACGGCGAGCGGCGGCAAGGTGATCTGGGCCGCCGTCCCGCTCAAACCCGTGCGCGTGCCCTAGCCGCTCGTCACCAGTCGGCCGACGGTCCCGTCAGCTCTCTGATCGCGGGGCGGGCCGCGTCGAGCACCGTCATGAACCAGGACGAGAAGGGGTCCTTCGCGTGGCGCTCCGTCAGCTCGGCGGAGGTCACGAAGGCCGTCGCGCCGACCTCCTCCTGGTCCGGCCGCAGCGGGGACTGCACCAGGCCGACGAAGAGGTGGTTGTACTCCTGCTCCACCAGGCCCGAGTCCGGGTCCGGGTGGTTGTAGCGGACCGTGCCCGCCTCCGCGAGCAGCGACGGGGAGACGCCGAGTTCCTCGTACGTGCGCCTTGCCGCGGCCGCGAAGGGCGCCTCGCCGGGGTAGGGGTGACCGCAGCAGGTGTTGGACCACACACCGGGGGAGTGGTACTTGCCGAGCGCCCGCTGCTGGAGCAGCAGCCGACCGCGCTCGTCGAAGAGGAACACGGAGAAGGCGCGGTGCAGCTGTCCCGGCGGCTGATGGGCGGCGAGCTTCTCCGCGGTGCCGATCGTCACACCGTTCTCGTCGACCAGTTCCAGCAAAATCGCGTCTGCGGCGCCGTTCGACGGACTGTGCGTCGTGGTCGCAGGTGTGATCGGCATACCCATCCTTCGCATCGGTCTTGCGCCCCAAGTGTGCCGTACGAATCCGGCACTCCCGGCAGTTGATCGTGCCCGGCGCGGCGGGTACGGAACCGTCGGCGGGGGTGTTGTGAGCATGAGGACGCAACCGACCACCGGATCGCTGCATTCCGCCCGTACTGGCGTGTTATCGGATCGTACGGTTGTTTCAGTGGCAGAGCCGGGCCTCGTGCTCCGCGTGCCCGACCGGCTCCAGCTGGAAGGTGCAGTGCTCCACGTCGAAGTGGTCGCCGAGACAGCCCTGGAGCTCGTGCAGCATCTTCTCGTGGCCGATCGCGTTCAGGGCGTCGGAGCGCACCACCACGTGTGCCGACAGCACCGGCATGCCGGACGTGATCGTCCAGGCGTGCAGATCGTGGACGTCCTCGACACCGTCCAGGGCGAGTATGTGGGCCCGTACCTGAGCCATGTCGACGTTCTTGGGGGCCGACTCCAGCAGGACGTCGAGGGTCTCGCGCAGCAGCTTGAAGGTGCGCGGCACGATCATCAGGCCGATGACCAGCGAGGCGATCGGGTCGGCGGTCTGCCAGCCGGTGGCCAGGATCACCGCCGCCGAGATCAGCACCGCGAGCGAGCCCAGCGCGTCCGCGGCCACCTCCAGGAAGGCGCCGCGCACGTTCAGGCTCTCCTTCTGGCCGCGCATCAGCAGAGTCAGCGAGATCATGTTCGCGACCAGGCCGATCGCGCCGAACACGATCATCAGGCCGCCTTCGGTGTCCGCGGGCGTGAAGAACCGCTGGATCGCCTCGTACAGGACGTAGCCGCCGACGCCGAGCAGCAGCAGGCAGTTGGCGAGGGCGGCGAGGATCTCCGCGCGGGCGTAGCCGAAGGTGCGCGTCGTGCTCGGCGGCAGGTTCGCGAAGTGGATGGCGAGCAGCGCCATGCCGAGGCCCAGCGCGTCCGTCGCCATGTGTGCCGCGTCCGCGATCAGAGCGAGCGAGTTCGCGGCCACACCGCCGACGATCTCGACCACCATGACGCCGAGCGTGATCGACAGCGCGACGCGCAGTCTCCCGCGGTACGCGGCCGCCGCCGTACCGGTCGTGGGCGGGTGCGAGTGCCCGTGATCGTGCCCAGCCCCCATGAGAAAGCCGCCCTTTCTGTGGTCCGTCCGACGATCGGAACTTCCGTCCGGGATCACAGTGAACTACGGGTGGGGGGTATCCGGCAACGCGGCACTGAACACCGTTGTCATGTGCCCTGACCTGCGGAAACGATCCGCAGGTCAGGGCCTTGCATGATTAGTTGCTCGACCGGCCGCCGTGGTGCAGCAGCCACCCCTGCCACGCCGATTCGACCATCTCGCGTACCCCGCGCCGAGCCGTCCAGCCCAGTTCCTCGGCGGCCCGTGCGGCCGAGGCGACCGCGCGCGGCGCGTCGCCGGGGCGCCGGGCCTCGACGACGGCGGGGCGCCGGTCGCCGGTGACCTCGCCGATGACGGTGATCAGCTCGCGGACGGAGACACCCTCGCCGCGACCGATGTTGACCGTCAGATCACCGCTCGCGTCCGCCTCGGTGAGCCGCCGGGCCGCCGCCAGGTGCGCCTCGGCGAGGTCCGCGACGTGGATGTAGTCGCGGACGCAGGTGCCGTCCGGCGTCGGATAGTCGTCGCCGAAGATCCGCGGCGCCTCGTCGCGGGTGAGCCGGTCGAAGACCATGGGGACGATGTTGAAGACACCCGTGTCCGCCAGCTCGGGCGCGGCGGCACCCGCGACGTTGAAATAACGCAGGCACACGGTCGCGATGCCGTGCGCCCGGCCCGCCGCCCGCACCAGCCACTCACCGGCGAGCTTGGTCTCGCCGTAGGGGTTCACCGGCGCGCACTCGGTGCCCTCCGTGATGAGATCCACATCGGGGTTGCCGTAGACGGCGGCGGACGACGAGAACACGAACCGCTTGATCCCCGCCTCGGCGACCGCTTCCAGGAGCGTGGTGAGACCGCCCACGTTCTCCCGGTAGTAGCGCGTCGGCTGCGCCACGGACTCGCCGACCTGCTTGCGCGCGGCGAGATGCACCACACCCGTCACCGCGTGCTCGGCCAGCACCCGCTTCAGCAGGTCACCGTCCAGCGCGGAGCCCTCGACGAGCGCGACGTCCGACGGCAGCCGCGCGGGAGACCCGGCCGAGAGGTCGTCCAGTACGAGGACGTGCTCCCCGGCGTCGGTCATGGCCCGCGCCACATGTGCTCCGATGTAGCCGGCTCCGCCGGTGATCAGCCATGTCATGGTCGTTCACCCTATGCCGAGGTACAGGCGGTGGAACCAATGTCCTTGATGTCCCGTCTGTAACTACGGGTTTGTGGGCAGGACCCGAAATCCCCGATGATGATCGCGGCAATGCTCTGGGAAAACCACGTTGATCGCTCCGCCAAACGGGTGGTGAACGTCGGCTTGCGTCAATCCGATAGCCTCTGCCGACATGCCGCCCGGGCCCTAGGTAACGGGCGCCCCCACACATGCACATGACCGGCCGGACACGCCGGTACCCAGGGAGTGAGTTCGGTTGTCGACCGCCATCCTGACCGGTCCGCCGGTCCCCGGATCGTCGATCGAGGGCGATCTGCGGTCCCTCGGCTACGACGTGCGGGTCGCCGCCGACCCGGCCGACGCCGAGACGCTCCTCGCCCAGGTGCCCGGTGACCAGCGGGTCGCCGTGGTCGACGCCCGCTTCGTCGGCCACCTGCACGCGCTGCGCCTCGGCCTGACCGACCCCCGCTTCCCGCTGGCCGCGGTCCCGGGCGCCGTGACGGCCCAGCCCGCCGGCCGCCAGGCGCTGACCCGCGCCATGGCCCGCGAGAACTCCGCGGGCGGCGGCACCGCGGTGGCCGTCGACAGCCTCGCCGACCGCATCGTCACCGCCCTCGACGACGAAGGCACCGACGTTCAGCGCCCCGAGCTCGGCAGCCTGGTCG contains the following coding sequences:
- a CDS encoding DJ-1/PfpI family protein, which gives rise to MQFAIVLYDRFTALDAVGPYETLGRLPDCELVFVAEESGPVRSDSGNLTLIADKTLAEVPNPDVVVVPGGPGQAPQMENKVLLDWIRAADATSTWTTSVCTGSLLLAAAGLLEGRRATSHWLALDELRKFGVEPTGERVVTDGKYVTAAGVSSGIDMGLALLGHIAGDFVAQAVQLGIEYDPQPPYDAGAPHKAPADVVEMLRSMSRFILGQEPTT
- a CDS encoding enoyl-CoA hydratase/isomerase family protein, which translates into the protein MEPQLLHSVADSVATVVIHHPAKRNAMTAAMWRALPPLLGTLAADRAVRALVLTGEGGTFCAGADISTLQGSPQEAQGLAVAAEEALAAFPKPTLAAVRGHCVGGGSQLAAACDLRFAEEGSLFGVTPAKLGIVYPASSTRRLVSLVGPATTKYLLFSGELIDAERALRTGLVDEVLPEGELGKRVGEFTRILASRSQLTQAAAKEFADGCVDRDAHWSEQARGSGDAAEGVAAFLERRQPRFTWSVPDRG
- a CDS encoding ATP-binding protein; amino-acid sequence: MENHGRGSGPRPAGGADEPFGQRPPDPLPYEGVWRFTAPAVDASVPQARHAVRDLLYRQGVPVSDDLVQGLLLIVSELVTNAVRHAALLSPMLAVEVAVGAEWLRVSVEDNHPYRPTALEADHGQTGGRGLLLVREVTREAGGVCDVEHTASGGKVIWAAVPLKPVRVP
- the idi gene encoding isopentenyl-diphosphate Delta-isomerase; this encodes MPITPATTTHSPSNGAADAILLELVDENGVTIGTAEKLAAHQPPGQLHRAFSVFLFDERGRLLLQQRALGKYHSPGVWSNTCCGHPYPGEAPFAAAARRTYEELGVSPSLLAEAGTVRYNHPDPDSGLVEQEYNHLFVGLVQSPLRPDQEEVGATAFVTSAELTERHAKDPFSSWFMTVLDAARPAIRELTGPSADW
- a CDS encoding cation diffusion facilitator family transporter; protein product: MGAGHDHGHSHPPTTGTAAAAYRGRLRVALSITLGVMVVEIVGGVAANSLALIADAAHMATDALGLGMALLAIHFANLPPSTTRTFGYARAEILAALANCLLLLGVGGYVLYEAIQRFFTPADTEGGLMIVFGAIGLVANMISLTLLMRGQKESLNVRGAFLEVAADALGSLAVLISAAVILATGWQTADPIASLVIGLMIVPRTFKLLRETLDVLLESAPKNVDMAQVRAHILALDGVEDVHDLHAWTITSGMPVLSAHVVVRSDALNAIGHEKMLHELQGCLGDHFDVEHCTFQLEPVGHAEHEARLCH
- the galE gene encoding UDP-glucose 4-epimerase GalE, whose translation is MTWLITGGAGYIGAHVARAMTDAGEHVLVLDDLSAGSPARLPSDVALVEGSALDGDLLKRVLAEHAVTGVVHLAARKQVGESVAQPTRYYRENVGGLTTLLEAVAEAGIKRFVFSSSAAVYGNPDVDLITEGTECAPVNPYGETKLAGEWLVRAAGRAHGIATVCLRYFNVAGAAAPELADTGVFNIVPMVFDRLTRDEAPRIFGDDYPTPDGTCVRDYIHVADLAEAHLAAARRLTEADASGDLTVNIGRGEGVSVRELITVIGEVTGDRRPAVVEARRPGDAPRAVASAARAAEELGWTARRGVREMVESAWQGWLLHHGGRSSN